Genomic window (Mycoplasma leachii PG50):
TATAAAAGATTTAGTTGATATTAAAGCTGCTTATGAACTTGAGGGTGATGTTTATTTTAATATTAAAAAATATCAAAATGAATATTGTAAATTATCTGGATATAAATTAGATGAATTAATTAGTGGTAAAAGAATTGAGATTGATTCTAAAAAAGATTATAGTTTAGATTTTAGTTTGTGAAAAAAAACTGAAATAGGAATTAAATGAGATTCAGTTTTTGGTCTAGGTAGACCTGGTTGACACACTGAATGTGTTCTTTTAATTGATGAGTATTTTAATCATCAAACTATAGATATTCATGTTGGTGGAATTGATTTAAAATTCCCTCATCATGAAAATGAAAGAATTCAGTTTATTGCAAAAAATAATAAAGAACTTGCTAATATTTGATTACATAATGGACATTTACAAATTAATAATGAAAAGATGTCTAAATCTTTAGGTAATGTAATTTTAGTAAAAGACTTTATTAAAAAGTATAACAAAAATACTTTACGTTGAATTTTTTTAACAACAAATTATACTCAACCTTTAAATATAAGTGATGATTTAATTTATCAAGCTAATAAATTTTTTGAAAAATTAACTAATTTAAGTAAAAAAACAATTCAATTTATTATTAAAAATGATTTAGAAATTGAATTGATTAATCAATCTGAATATATAGATCAATTTAATAGTTATATGGATGATGATTTAAATACTTCTTTAGTTTTATCTTTAATTGATTCATTAATAAAACAAATAAATAAAAACATACTTGACAATAAATTTGAAAACTTTAACTTATTAATTAGTTCATTAAGTTATATACTAGATGTTTTAGGATTTAAAAATGTATTTAATTACAATTTTAAAAAAGAAACTAAAAAATTATTTTTAAAATGACAACAATTAGTTAAAAACAAAGAGTTTGATAAAGCTGATCTTATTAGAAAAGATTTAATAGAACAAGGAATCTTATAATATGAACCATAACTTAATCTATGGTAAGCATGTAGTTTATGAATTATTAAAAAAACATAAAAACATGGTTAAAGAAATTTGAGTTAAAAATTTAAAGCTTTTAAATGAATTTGATTTGAAAAATACAAAAATTAAAATAAATGTTGTATCAGAGAATAAATTGGATCAGTTATTAAAAACAAATGAACCACATCAAGGAATTATTGCAGAAATTAAAGATTTTAACTATACACCATTTGATGAATTAATTAATGACTTAAATACAAAAGAAAAATCATTAGTTTTAGTTTTAGATCAAATTCATGATCCTTATAATTTTGGAGCAATTATTAGAAGTTGTAGTTTATTAAATGTTGATGGAATTATTATTTTAGATAAAAAACAAGTACAAGTTAACTCAACAGTTCTTAAAACAAGTAGCGGTTCAGCTTTTGATATTAAAATAAGTAAAACTAATAATTTAAATAATGCTATTAAAATTTTAAAAAATAATGGATTTTGAATTTATGCAACTAATTTAAATCAAAATTCAACTGATATGACAAAAACCCAGTTTGCTAATAAAACTGTTGTAATTATTGGAAATGAGCAAAAAGGTGTTAGTGAGTTATTAACAAAAAATAGTGATTTTAATATTTATGTTCCATCTAATAAAAACATTGATTCATTTAATGCAAGTGTTGCTTGTTCAATTATTTGTTTTTGAATAGCAAATTATTTGAACAAATTGTCATAGTTTTTTAATCAAAAGAAATACATATATAATATTAATTGTTAGTATCTTTGGAGGTTTTATATGAGAAGTTCAACAAATAAAAAAGCAACATTAGTTTGTGTTGAGTGTTTAAGTAGAAATTATTCTGTTAATAAGAGTGGTTTAACTCAAAAACAAAGACTAGAAATTAAAAAATTTTGCACTACTTGTAATGCACATACCCTACATAAGGAAACAAGATAATGGAAAAAGAAATTAGTATAGATCAAGTTGAACAAAATGAACTTATAAAACCTAAAAATACACAAAAAATTTCTAAAGCAACTAAAAAGAAATTAAAAGTTAAAAAAGAAAAACAACCAAAAAATTTTAGAAAATGATTTAAAGAGCTTCCAATAAGAATGTCTAAGGAATTCTTTAAAATTAGATGAACTGGTTCAAGAAGTTTAGGTAAAAAATTTTTAATAGTAATTATTTTTATGAGTATTTTTGCTTTGTTATTTTTTGGTGTAGATATTGTGATTCAACATTTATTTAGATTAATAAAAGCATTTTAATTAGGGGAGACAATTTATGACTTATGAAGAAATTAAACAACTAGAAGATGAGTTGTTAGAAGCTAAAGGACAATGATTTGTAATTTCTTGTCAAACTGGGCATGAAGAAAAAGTTTTAGGTGATCTACAACAAAAAATTAAATCAGCTAGTATTGAAGATGAAGTTTTTTCAATAAAAATTTCAAAAGCGAATCAAGTAAGTAAATCAGGAAAAACTTCAATTAAAAATAAGTTTCCAGGTTATATTTTTATTAATATGATTATGAGTGAAAAGGCTTGATTTTTAATTAGAAATACTCCTGGGGTAACTGGATTTATTGGTTCAAGTGGTCGTGGGGCTAAACCTTCTCCTTTAACTATTGAAGAAACTTTAAATATGTTAGTACCAAATATTGAAGAAATTCAACAAGCTCATGAAGAAGAAAAAGAACAAGAAACTAAACAAAAAAATGAAGCAGTCGCTAAAAAAGCTTTGTTTACTGCTGATTTTAAAATTGGTGATGTTGTTAAAGTTAAATCTGGTATTCATGAAAATGAAGAAGGTACTGTTAAAGACATGGACTATTCAAAAGGTGTAGCTTTTGTTGCTATTGAAATGTTTGGAAGATGAACCACTTTAGAAGTTTCATTTAAAAATGTTGAACCTATTAAAGAATATTAATTTAAATAATTTGGATCAATAAAAACTAGTTTTTGAACTAGTTTTTTTATTTTTTTTTAAAATAAAAAATAAGCTTTGTTTTCTGAAATATTAGTAAATTAAAAGCTAAATTATAAGAAAAACCCTTAAAAAAGGCGTTTTTTGCAATTATTTTTAAAATTTTGCTTTTTATTTTTAATTAATTTATTAATAAAAAAACAAAAAAAGCATTTGCAAATATAAAAGTCTTTGTGGTATTATTCCTATTAACATAGAATAAGCAACTAGAAAAGAGAAATATTATTAACATGAAAGCTAACTAATTTTTGAAATTTATTTTAGTAATATCTTGTAATTGATGTTAGTAATTACTTAAATGTTGCAATATTTTATTCATATTGAGATTGTATGTCTCTGCTTTTTTCTCAAAAATGAACATAATAAAAACATTGATTAAGGAGTATTGCTTATGTCAAAAATAAATTTTAAAAAATACGTATGACACAAATATGCTATATCTGCTAGTTTAATTATTGTTGCAACTACTGTCGTTTTAGGATCTGCTTATAAATACTCAACTACATCTATTGAAAAACTTGGTCGTAAAAATTTTGTTGATGAAGAATCATTTAAAAATGCTTTTATTGATCCTAATGCTTTGCCTGTAACTGAATTTTCTGAAGTTCATAATAATAAGAAAAGTGTAAAGTATGATCCAGAAAAAAATGTAGTTAAATTTAATGAAAAAGAAATAAGTGTTGATCAATATTTACAACAGTATTATCAAAAGTATTAAGCCTTACCTTATTTAAATATTAGATATGGTTCATTTAATTTTTACAATCAATATATAGAAGCTGTAAGCCCACAAGAATTTTACAAATTCACTAAATGATTTATGAAAAATGTTTCTTGAGGCCCTGAAATTATTACTCTAAAATCGTTTTCAATTGTTAAAGGTGTTGAAATGAGTGGTAATAGCATTACTTTAGGAGCACATAGTAATAAAAACAAAGAAGAAACAACTATTAAGTTTTATCCTGATGCTTTTTTTGGAACACTTCCTATTTATTCTAATTTGAGTGGTAGAGGTAACGCTTATGAGTCATTAACCTATAAATTGAATCAACAAGTTCTAACTCAAAAAGACTTAGAAGGTTTTTTAGCTAATGTTAAAAACTATAATTCGCTAGCTAATTTATCTCAACAAACAATTAATAAGTCATACTTTAGAGGAATTACTAATGTTAGTTTTTTAAAAGAACAAAAAGTTTTTGTTTATAAACAAGAAAATTGACAAAGTAAATTTTCTAAAACTTATTCTGAATTAGAAAAGAAAAGATTAGAAGATAAATCCCCATATTTGTTTGCTATTCCAGCAAATAGTTTACAAGAAGCTCGTAAAAAATTAGAAGTTAAACTTTCTGAGTATAAAAAAGAAAATGATTCTTATAAATTTTTTGAAAAAATAAATCCAAAGAATGTTGCTTTAGAAGAAAAAACTATTAGTGATGCAGAAGTAAAGCAAGATAATACTAATAAGATTATTGATAAAAAATTAGTTTTAACTTTTAATGATAAATCAAAATACATTATTCATAATGCTTTTTCTGATGTTTTAACTGAGCAAATGACTTCTAATGGTAATAAAACTTATGTTGCACTTAAAAATTATGTTAATTTTTCTAATGCTAAACAAAAATTAGAAGACAAAGTAAAAAATTTTATTTTACAAATTAAAGAAAATATTAAATTAAAATCTAATGGAAAAGAAAAAGAATTAGAAGGTCTTTTAAAAGAATTTGAGTCTGATAATAGTGTAGTTAGTTTATTAAAACAAAAAGACTTAACATTAGATGTTCTTAAAAAAGTTGATAAAAAATTATTTGATTCTGAAGATAAGTTTAATCAAATTTTAGGTAAAACTACTAGTAATAAAGCATTTAATGAAAAAAAATATTATGAAACAGATATTGCATATTCATTACCAGAATTAATTACTTTAGAAACTTTAGTTCAACATAGTGATAAAAATAAATTGAATTGAAGAGATTTTTATAACTTAAATGAATTTGTTGCTGATAGAAAAAATATATTAAAAAATGGTTTAACAGAGTTTTTTGTTTATTCAAAATTTGTTAAAGAAATAAATGCTAATGAAAATAAAAAATATGAAGAATTAAAAAGTGAAAATGATTTAATTGTTGCAAGTTCTAAAGTTGAGCTAGTTGATATTTTAACTAAGAAAAATATTATAAAACCTAATATTAGTCAAGAAGAAATTAATAAAATTATTTTTAAAGTAGATTTATTTAATCTTAAAAAAGAGGGACAAAATTTATTGATTTCTCTTAGAGATACTAAAACAGAAAAAACATCTAATAATGAGAAATTTGGAAATAAATGAATTAATATCTCTATTAATGCTAATGCTAAAAAAGATGTTATTAGAGCAACTAATGATTTATTTGCGGTTTTAGGATATAAAAAAGTAGTTGTTCCAAGTGTTTTAAAAGAAGAAAGTGATTTGAGAAATCCTATTACTAATAAGCTTGAAAAGACATTTAATGTTTATGTAGATGCTTATGAAAATTTGATTGATGAATTATTAGAAAAAGTACCTTATGCTGCACAATGATTAGAAGGACCTCATATTAAAAAAGTTCTTGATGAAAATGGTGTGATGCAATATAAATTAGAAAATGGAAAATATTTAGGTTTTACAAAAGATGATCGTATTGGTTTATGAGCAATTTTAAAAATGTCTGATAATAACTTTAAAGGTATATCAACTGACTTTTTAAAATTTGTTGGAGCTCACGAATATGGACATCATATTACTTTAAATGGTGCTCAGGATTTAGGAAATAAAGGTAGTGATCCAATCTTTATTAGTGCATTAACTCCTGGAGCAACACCAAACATTAATAACTACTACAGTAGAGAAGCTGTTGATTTATTTTTAAAAGCTCGTACTCATATTGAACTAGAAACTAAACGTTTATTAGATCAATTTGGTGCAATTAAAGATTATGGAGAATATGCTACTTTTAATTTTGCTAAAAAAGATAAAAACGGTTCTATAAGTTTTGATACTAAATCTAATAAAAAGGGATTAGAAGATGATTCTGATATTTGAGGAGTTAATATTGAAGATCCAAATATTAGAAAAGCATTAAGCAACAAAAAAAGAAGATTTCTTCAAGATTTTGCTGGATTATTAGAAGCAGTTAAAGAAAGACAAAAAGAAAA
Coding sequences:
- the cysS gene encoding cysteine--tRNA ligase encodes the protein MQLYDSLSKTKKNLNKKTINLYCCGPTVYNYIHIGNARPVILVDVLIRYLKSRNIKINYLQNITDIDDKIILKALDNNLTELEISQKYTKAYLNDLESLNINQPDKIILISEKMNEMIKFIKDLVDIKAAYELEGDVYFNIKKYQNEYCKLSGYKLDELISGKRIEIDSKKDYSLDFSLWKKTEIGIKWDSVFGLGRPGWHTECVLLIDEYFNHQTIDIHVGGIDLKFPHHENERIQFIAKNNKELANIWLHNGHLQINNEKMSKSLGNVILVKDFIKKYNKNTLRWIFLTTNYTQPLNISDDLIYQANKFFEKLTNLSKKTIQFIIKNDLEIELINQSEYIDQFNSYMDDDLNTSLVLSLIDSLIKQINKNILDNKFENFNLLISSLSYILDVLGFKNVFNYNFKKETKKLFLKWQQLVKNKEFDKADLIRKDLIEQGIL
- the nusG gene encoding transcription termination/antitermination protein NusG, whose protein sequence is MTYEEIKQLEDELLEAKGQWFVISCQTGHEEKVLGDLQQKIKSASIEDEVFSIKISKANQVSKSGKTSIKNKFPGYIFINMIMSEKAWFLIRNTPGVTGFIGSSGRGAKPSPLTIEETLNMLVPNIEEIQQAHEEEKEQETKQKNEAVAKKALFTADFKIGDVVKVKSGIHENEEGTVKDMDYSKGVAFVAIEMFGRWTTLEVSFKNVEPIKEY
- the secE gene encoding preprotein translocase subunit SecE, translated to MEKEISIDQVEQNELIKPKNTQKISKATKKKLKVKKEKQPKNFRKWFKELPIRMSKEFFKIRWTGSRSLGKKFLIVIIFMSIFALLFFGVDIVIQHLFRLIKAF
- the rpmG gene encoding 50S ribosomal protein L33, whose translation is MRSSTNKKATLVCVECLSRNYSVNKSGLTQKQRLEIKKFCTTCNAHTLHKETR
- the rlmB gene encoding 23S rRNA (guanosine(2251)-2'-O)-methyltransferase RlmB, yielding MNHNLIYGKHVVYELLKKHKNMVKEIWVKNLKLLNEFDLKNTKIKINVVSENKLDQLLKTNEPHQGIIAEIKDFNYTPFDELINDLNTKEKSLVLVLDQIHDPYNFGAIIRSCSLLNVDGIIILDKKQVQVNSTVLKTSSGSAFDIKISKTNNLNNAIKILKNNGFWIYATNLNQNSTDMTKTQFANKTVVIIGNEQKGVSELLTKNSDFNIYVPSNKNIDSFNASVACSIICFWIANYLNKLS